In a genomic window of Allomeiothermus silvanus DSM 9946:
- a CDS encoding aldo/keto reductase family protein, giving the protein MRYRKLGQWGIKVSEISLGAWTTYGDAVKDFETIQQIVRMAYENGVNFFDNADVYARGQGEELMSRALADFPRHTLVMSTKVFWPMSDDVNDRGLSRKHVMEAIGKSLKRMKTDYVDLYFCHRYDPEVPMEELVPTMSSLIDRGWILYWGTSEWPAARIAEAVSFARAHGFHPPVVEQPQYSMLYRERVEKEILPEAERAGMGLVVWSPLAQGMLTGRYDQGIPEGSRFERYPQFASRYMTEENRQKVLALREIANELGLTRAQLALAWVLRQKGVSSAITGASSPKQLQESLGAAGVDLTPEVVERIEKILNPSV; this is encoded by the coding sequence ATGCGCTATCGCAAACTGGGTCAGTGGGGCATCAAGGTATCGGAGATCTCATTGGGGGCTTGGACCACCTACGGGGATGCGGTAAAAGACTTCGAGACCATCCAGCAGATCGTTCGGATGGCCTACGAGAACGGGGTCAACTTCTTCGACAACGCCGATGTGTACGCCCGGGGCCAAGGCGAGGAGTTGATGAGCCGAGCGCTGGCGGACTTCCCTCGCCACACCCTGGTGATGTCTACCAAGGTCTTCTGGCCAATGTCCGATGACGTAAACGACCGGGGGCTTTCGCGCAAGCACGTGATGGAGGCTATCGGCAAAAGCCTCAAGCGCATGAAGACCGATTACGTAGATCTTTATTTCTGCCACCGCTATGACCCTGAAGTCCCCATGGAGGAACTGGTGCCCACCATGTCTTCTTTGATTGACCGAGGCTGGATCTTGTACTGGGGCACTTCGGAGTGGCCTGCGGCGCGAATCGCCGAGGCGGTGAGCTTTGCTCGAGCCCATGGCTTCCACCCCCCAGTGGTGGAGCAGCCGCAGTACTCCATGCTCTACCGCGAGCGTGTCGAGAAGGAGATCCTCCCCGAAGCTGAACGGGCCGGGATGGGCCTGGTGGTCTGGAGCCCGCTGGCCCAAGGGATGCTCACCGGGCGTTACGACCAGGGGATCCCTGAAGGAAGCCGCTTTGAACGCTATCCACAGTTCGCCAGCCGCTACATGACCGAGGAAAACCGCCAAAAGGTGCTGGCCTTGCGGGAAATAGCAAATGAGCTGGGCCTGACCCGGGCCCAGCTGGCCCTAGCCTGGGTGCTGCGCCAAAAGGGAGTAAGCAGCGCAATCACCGGAGCCAGCAGCCCCAAACAGCTTCAGGAGAGCCTAGGGGCGGCAGGGGTGGATCTGACCCCGGAGGTGGTCGAGCGCATCGAGAAAATTCTGAACCCTAGCGTATGA